From the Candidatus Binatus sp. genome, one window contains:
- a CDS encoding DNA modification methylase, translating to MEIELWPIDRPVPYSKNPRKIPQSAIDKVAASIKEFGWRQPIVVDAAGVVVVGHTRLLAAHKLGLLEVPVHVAADLTEAQCRAYRIADNRAGEEARWDDKLLKLEISELGVLAELTGLDPKEMGRLGLAEDAAQDPIPAPPASPVARLGQIWQLGKHRLLCGDSTRPEYVSRLMGDERAILFATDPPYAIGYSGGSHPATRANRAKANRDKDWSKVYHEAGRTAFENEDAGGDSGRAFYLAFYKVAIERAIAPNAAWYCWHASTRQSMLEGVWNEVGAFHHQQVIWFKSRPVLTYSVLMWAHEPCLFGWVRGQKPLVDHSYGNPGTVWEVPNAEVESSDHPTSKPNRLFAIPMELHTRPGDLCYEPFSGSGSQLIAAEQLGRRCYAIELEPRFVDVAVSRWEKLTGQKATIADVIEPDQEASGAG from the coding sequence ATGGAGATTGAACTTTGGCCGATCGACCGCCCGGTTCCTTACTCGAAGAACCCGCGGAAGATTCCGCAGTCCGCGATCGACAAGGTTGCCGCGAGCATCAAGGAATTTGGCTGGCGCCAGCCGATCGTCGTCGATGCCGCCGGCGTTGTCGTGGTCGGCCACACCCGATTGCTCGCCGCACACAAGCTCGGCTTGCTCGAGGTCCCGGTGCACGTTGCCGCCGATTTGACCGAGGCGCAATGCCGCGCCTATCGCATCGCAGACAATCGCGCCGGCGAAGAAGCCCGCTGGGACGATAAATTACTAAAGCTCGAAATCAGTGAATTAGGTGTGCTCGCAGAGCTGACCGGGCTCGACCCCAAGGAAATGGGGCGCCTGGGCTTGGCCGAGGACGCCGCACAGGACCCCATTCCCGCGCCACCGGCTAGCCCTGTGGCGCGTTTGGGCCAAATCTGGCAACTGGGTAAGCATCGGCTCCTTTGCGGCGACTCTACGCGCCCGGAATACGTTTCACGCCTGATGGGCGATGAAAGGGCGATTTTGTTCGCGACTGACCCGCCGTATGCGATCGGGTACTCTGGCGGCTCGCATCCGGCCACGAGGGCGAACCGGGCCAAAGCCAACCGCGACAAGGACTGGTCGAAGGTCTACCACGAAGCTGGCCGAACCGCGTTCGAGAACGAGGACGCCGGCGGCGATAGCGGGCGCGCGTTCTATCTCGCCTTTTACAAAGTCGCGATCGAACGCGCGATCGCGCCTAACGCAGCCTGGTACTGTTGGCACGCGTCCACGAGGCAATCGATGCTTGAGGGCGTCTGGAACGAAGTCGGCGCGTTTCACCATCAGCAAGTCATCTGGTTCAAGAGTCGGCCCGTCCTAACCTACAGCGTTCTCATGTGGGCCCACGAACCCTGTCTTTTCGGCTGGGTTCGGGGCCAGAAGCCGCTCGTCGATCACAGCTATGGCAACCCAGGCACCGTCTGGGAGGTTCCGAACGCCGAGGTGGAGAGCAGCGACCATCCTACAAGTAAGCCTAACCGTCTTTTTGCCATTCCAATGGAGCTTCACACGCGCCCGGGCGACCTCTGTTACGAGCCTTTCAGCGGGAGCGGATCGCAACTCATCGCTGCCGAGCAGCTCGGGCGCCGCTGCTACGCGATCGAGCTGGAACCCCGCTTCGTCGACGTCGCGGTCTCGCGATGGGAAAAACTGACCGGCCAAAAAGCGACCATCGCGGATGTTATCGAACCAGACCAGGAGGCCAGCGGAGCTGGTTGA
- a CDS encoding phage terminase small subunit P27 family gives MRGKTPTPTTLKIMRGNPGRRPLNRDEPSSPLLKRMPPAPGFLDDEGKRAWSLEGRRLIKAGLLTALDLTMFGTWCIWYSKRDIASRAVNKSGLVIKAGGVGNPYINPYMSVISMCSKAMHQIEIEFGLSPASRTKVKSLNPAQRSLFDALLDDEEEAGS, from the coding sequence ATGAGAGGAAAAACACCAACGCCGACGACGCTCAAGATCATGCGCGGCAACCCTGGTCGGCGCCCACTGAACCGCGACGAGCCGTCGAGTCCGCTGCTTAAGCGGATGCCGCCAGCGCCGGGCTTTCTTGACGACGAGGGCAAGCGAGCATGGTCTCTCGAAGGCCGGCGCCTGATCAAAGCCGGACTTCTGACCGCGCTCGACCTGACTATGTTCGGCACCTGGTGCATTTGGTATTCCAAGCGCGACATCGCCTCGCGCGCGGTCAATAAAAGCGGCCTGGTGATCAAAGCTGGCGGCGTCGGTAACCCGTACATTAACCCCTACATGTCCGTGATCTCGATGTGCTCGAAGGCGATGCATCAGATCGAGATCGAATTCGGCCTAAGCCCGGCCTCGCGCACAAAAGTTAAGTCGCTCAATCCCGCCCAGAGAAGTTTGTTCGATGCCCTGCTTGATGATGAGGAGGAGGCCGGCTCGTGA